The Chryseolinea soli nucleotide sequence CACTGGAAACTCCTTGCGGGAAAGATCGCTGATAAAGGTGTCCATAGATACAATACCTGATTTAAGCAAAGATACCTGTCCCGGCCCCAGTAGCCGGCTGACAAAAATCAGGTTTTGCCATGGCAATCGTCACCTATGAAAGATCCACCGGCCGATACTTTTATAACGGAAAATCATTTAGGGCAAAACCGATCAATGTTTATGCAAATAGAAAAATTCAGTTACGACAACAAGATCGTGAAGGCATTCATGATCGCCACCGTTGTGTTTGGACTCGTGGGGATGCTCGTCGGGTTAACGGCCGCGATACAACTGGTGTACCCGGTCTTCAACTTTGACCTGCAGTACACCACGTTCGGCAGGATCCGGCCGCTGCACACCAACGCCATCATTTTTGCTTTTGTAGGCAATGCGATGTTTGCCGGTGTTTACTACTCCATGCAGCGCCTGCTCAAAACCCGGATGTTCAGTGACAAACTCAGCTGGATCCATTTTTGGGGATGGCAACTCATCATCCTGGCTGCGGCCATCACCTTGCCGTTGGGCTACACCACGTCGAAGGAATATGCCGAACTCGAATGGCCCATCGATCTTGCCATCACCGTCATTTGGGTGGTGTTCGGCTGGAACATGATCGGCACCATCATCAAACGCAGGGAGCGGCACATGTATGTGGCCATCTGGTTCTACATTGCCACGTTCATTACGGTGGCTGTGTTGCACGTGGTGAACTCCTTCGAGATCCCTGTAACATTCTTCAAGAGCTATTCATGGTACGCCGGCGTGCAAGACGCCCTGGTGCAATGGTGGTATGGTCACAATGCGGTGGCTTTCTTTCTCACCACTCCTTACCTGGGTATGATGTATTACTTCCTGCCGAAAGCCGCTAACCGGCCGGTGTACTCGTATCGCCTTTCTATCATACACTTCTGGTCGCTCATCTTCATTTACATTTGGGCCGGCCCCCACCATTTGCTTTACACTTCCCTGCCCGATTGGGCACAGTCGCTGGGAGTGGTCTTCTCCATCATGCTCATCGCCCCGTCGTGGGGTGGCATGCTGAACGGATTGCTCACGCTGAGAGGGGCCTGGGACCGCGTGCGCGAAGATCCCGTTTTGAAATTCATGGTGGTGGCCGTCACTGCCTATGGCATGGCCACCTTGGAAGGCCCACTGCTGTCCTTAAAGAACGTGAACGCCATCGCGCATTTCACGGATTGGATCGTGGCCCACGTGCATGTGGGTGGATTGGGATGGAACGGCTTTATGATCTTTGCCATGCTGTATTGGATCACCCCGCGCATGTGGAACACCAAGCTGTATTCCACACGGTTGGCCAACACGCACTTCTGGCTGGGAACACTCGGCATCATTTTCTACGCCCTCCCCATGTATGTATCGGGCGTTGTACAAAGTCTCATGTGGAAAGAATTCAACCCCGAAGGCTTCCTCGTGTATAAAAATTTCCTGGAGACTACGATGGCGATTCTGCCCTTGCATGCTTTGCGTGCCACCGGCGGTGCATTATATCTGACCGGCGCGTTCATCATGACCTATAACCTCATCAAAACGGCCTATGCCGGAAGTTTTGTGGCCAACGAAGATGCCGAAGCTGCTCCGCTAGAGAAGGCCTATATCGCGACGAGTGGCGGATGGCATCACCGGTTACTGGAACATAAGCCCGTCATTTTTACGGTGCTCACCCTGGTGGCCATCCTCATTGGCGGGGCGATTGAAATGATCCCTACGTTTCTTATCAAATCCAATGTGCCTACCATCACCAGTGTTAAGCCCTACACGCCCCTTGAACTTCATGGACGCGATATTTATATCCGCGAAGGCTGTGTGAATTGTCATACCCAGATGGTGCGCCCTTTCCGTTCGGAGACCGAGCGCTATGGCGAGTATTCGAAATCAGGAGAGTTTGTCTATGACCACCCGTTCCTGTGGGGCTCGAAGCGCACGGGGCCGGACCTCGCACGCCTCAATGGAAAATATTCCAACACGTGGCACTACAACCACCTGTTGGCTCCCGACGCTGTGTCGACCGGGTCGATCATGCCTGCCTATCCCTGGTTGTTTGAGCAGTCCATTCAGAAGGAGCTGACTCCTGGCAAAATTTCCGCGATGCGAAAAATTGGTGTGCCGTATGAAGCCGGCTATGAAGAAAAAGCCAACGAAGAACTGGAGCAACAAGCCAACGCCATTGCCGCCACGCTGAAAACCGACGGCATCGAAGTGGCCGACGATGCCGAGATCGTCGCCCTCATTGCCTATCTGCAACGACTGGGCAAAGACATCAAAGTGGAAACGGCTAATCCGACGTTGGTCAGTGAAACCCCTAAAAATTGATCTCCTATGTATAAGAATGTTCTTCAAAGCATCGATAACATCGCCATCTGGCCGGTCATATCGTTTGTCATCTTCTTTGTCTTCTTCCTTTGCTTGTTGTGGTGGGTGTTTACGGCCGACAAAACGATGCTCCGGAAAATGAGTGAGCTGCCGCTTGAATCCACCGACTGCAATACAACA carries:
- the ccoN gene encoding cytochrome-c oxidase, cbb3-type subunit I, with amino-acid sequence MQIEKFSYDNKIVKAFMIATVVFGLVGMLVGLTAAIQLVYPVFNFDLQYTTFGRIRPLHTNAIIFAFVGNAMFAGVYYSMQRLLKTRMFSDKLSWIHFWGWQLIILAAAITLPLGYTTSKEYAELEWPIDLAITVIWVVFGWNMIGTIIKRRERHMYVAIWFYIATFITVAVLHVVNSFEIPVTFFKSYSWYAGVQDALVQWWYGHNAVAFFLTTPYLGMMYYFLPKAANRPVYSYRLSIIHFWSLIFIYIWAGPHHLLYTSLPDWAQSLGVVFSIMLIAPSWGGMLNGLLTLRGAWDRVREDPVLKFMVVAVTAYGMATLEGPLLSLKNVNAIAHFTDWIVAHVHVGGLGWNGFMIFAMLYWITPRMWNTKLYSTRLANTHFWLGTLGIIFYALPMYVSGVVQSLMWKEFNPEGFLVYKNFLETTMAILPLHALRATGGALYLTGAFIMTYNLIKTAYAGSFVANEDAEAAPLEKAYIATSGGWHHRLLEHKPVIFTVLTLVAILIGGAIEMIPTFLIKSNVPTITSVKPYTPLELHGRDIYIREGCVNCHTQMVRPFRSETERYGEYSKSGEFVYDHPFLWGSKRTGPDLARLNGKYSNTWHYNHLLAPDAVSTGSIMPAYPWLFEQSIQKELTPGKISAMRKIGVPYEAGYEEKANEELEQQANAIAATLKTDGIEVADDAEIVALIAYLQRLGKDIKVETANPTLVSETPKN
- a CDS encoding CcoQ/FixQ family Cbb3-type cytochrome c oxidase assembly chaperone; its protein translation is MYKNVLQSIDNIAIWPVISFVIFFVFFLCLLWWVFTADKTMLRKMSELPLESTDCNTTPSETPVS